The genomic DNA ACCCCATACAAGCGAGAATTTGGCGGCAATGTTCCCCAAGGGCGGAGAGTCCACACCGACGTGGCGCCCTCGGGCACCGTGACCCACCGAGGATCATCATTGATGCTGATATGCGACGCGGCGTTGACCCACCGCGAGAGAAGCTGAAGCCGCGCGTGGCTTTCGGCTGCCCCTGGAGGGCACGGCAAGAAGACGGGCTTCGCGGTGGATTCGGCACGAACCTGGGGCCCCGAGCATGCCGCCTGAGCGGCGGCCGCGGCGCCTACACACCACCCGGGCACGGGGGAACGAGAGGGCTTCTTCTTCTTGCCGGAGGGACGAGGGGTCGGAGGCGGCGTCATGGCGTCGTCCTGGGGGTGCGTCGCGGGCGAGGCGGCGGCCGCGGGGGAGGCCTCCGCCCACGGCGGAGTCGCGGCCCGGGCACTGTCTGGCCGAGGCCGGGAGGGCGCCACTTCCTGGCCGAAACGCGGCTCGTGAGTGGGAACGGAGGAAGAAGACGTAGTCAGTAGGCTCCGCCCGCTCAGGTGGCTCGAGAGCCACCCGCCCACCAGGACGAGGCCCAGCACCACCCCCATCCCCACCATCGTGTGCCGCATCGCCAGGAGCGCCACGGCGCGCAGCGGCCAGATGGCCCCCGGGAACGGGGCGGACACCCCGAGCACGGGTGCGAGCTCCTTGCCGCGCGGGAGCCCACGCCGCCCTCCCCTGCGAGGCCCCGGACGCAGCGGCACCCTCCAGGACGCGTCCGCCCCGGCCAGCAGGCCCTCCAGGACTTCGTACAACGCCATGGCGCTCGGATAGCGAGCCTCGGGCGTCTTCTCCAAGAGCCTCATGCACACGCGGCTCAAGGCCTCGGGCACGCGCGGGTTGACGATGTGCGGAGGCACCGGCGCCAGATGGATGACGGCGAGCATCGAGGCCGGCTCGTCGGGCTCCACGTCGAAGGGAGGGCGATCCGTGAGCAGCCCATAGAGCACCACGCCCAGCGCGTACAGGTCATCCGCTGGACCGGGCCGGTAGCGCGCCAGGGGCTCGTGCCCATGCTCCAGGGAGAAGCGCCATGCCTCGGGGCTGCGGTAGCGAGGCGTGCCCGGCGGGAACAAGCCCTGGGTGATGGTGCCCTGCCCTTCTCTCCGCGCGGCGCCAAAGTCCACCAGCACCGGCTCGCCCGCTCCGTGCTCGCCCACCAGGATGTTGGCCTCCTTGATGTCGCGGTGGACCACGTGCTGGGCATGCGCCACGGTCAGGCCCCGTGTCACCCCCAGCATCTTGCCCACCACGCCCCGGGCGTCGGGGTTGTGGATCCTCGCCCAGACATCGAGTTCGGGGCCCTCGACGAAGAGCATCTTGAGCCACATGAACCGGGGCGCGTCGGGTGGCCAGTAGCCGCAACCCACCTGCCGTACGAGGTTGTCGTGGTGCAGGGACAAGGTGATGAGCGATTCGCGGTGGGCCCACGCCTCGGCTCTTCGCAGGGAGATGAGCTTGAGGGCGAGCAGCTTGCCGGTCACGGGATCTCGCGCCCGGAAGACGGTGCCATAGCCTCCGGCCTTCACCCGCTCCTCGATCACCACGCCGCCCACGTCCGTGCCAGGAGGCAGGTCGGGAGAATCCTGTTCATCCATGGGCTCCAGGGTAGCAGAGGAGCTACCTTGGAGGACAGATTCCCGAGGTCGACGTTTCGAGTCAGGGGGCCCAGGGGGGCGCGACGTTCCAGCTCGAGTCCACGGTGAAGTTGCCGGCCGAGTCCCATTCGGAGCCGAACCCCGCCGCCGTCCACACCTCGGAGTTGAAGTGGCGCAGGTAGCGTCCGGGGTAGTTGAAGGACTCGAACGAGACTCCGGTGCCGGACAGGCCCGGCTGGGCACAGAAGGTGGCGTCCTGGTCGAACAGGGCCGTACCATTCCGCGCGTCCTTGCGGAGGCGGCTGTCGGCGTGCCGCAGGTACTGGCCGGGGAAGTTGCGCGACTCGAAGGAGTAGCAGCTCGACTCCGCCAGGCCCGTCACGAGCCGGAAGGTCGCGTCCTGCTTGAGCGTGGCCGTGCTGGAGCCATCCACCACCTCGGTGAAGCCCAGGCTCTCGAAGTGGCGCAGGTAGCGGTGGGTGTGACCCGGCGTCGTCACCTGGAAGGACTGGTACGAGGAGGGAACGTTCGCGCCGCTCTTCCACCAGGGGTCCGTGAAGGCCCACGTCGCGTCTTGACGGAAGCCCGGGGTGTTCTCGAGGGCGTCCACCCAGAGCTCGCTGCTGCGGTGGCGCACGTAGAAGCCGGGCTTGTTCTTGGACTCCAGCGAGAGGTTCGGCGAGCCGTCGAGCGCCGCGCGGGCACAGAAGGTGGCGTCCTGGTCGAACAGGGCCGAGCCATCCCGGGCGTCCTTGCGGATGCGGCTGGCGGAGTGGCGCAGGTAGTGGCCGGGGAAGTTGCGCGACTCGAAGGAGTAGCAGGCGGCGTCCGCCAGACCCGCCACGATCTTGAACGTCGCGTCCTGCTTGAGCGTGCCGGGGCTGCCGCTGGTCACCACCTCGGTGCCCGCCAGGTTCTCGAAGTGGCGCACGGAGCGGTGGGTGTAGCCCGGTGACGTCACCTGCAAGGCCCGGTACTGGCCCACGGGCAGCGGCCCCTGGTTGTTGATCAACCGCGAGGCGGCGATCAGGTTGAGGTGGGCGGTGCGCACCTGGTTCAGGTCCACCTTGAGGATGGCGCGGTCATAGGTGAAGAAGCCGTTGATCTCGCCTTCCACGTCGGTGATCTCCGTGTAGACGGACGCGCTCAGGCCCGGCTTGGCCATCAGGTTCTGGAGTCCCTGCACGAGGCCCACGTAGCGGCTGGTGAGCGCCGCTCCGCTGGTGACCAGCTCGTAGTCCTTGGTCCGGCCGATGGGGCTCCACCAGTGGCCGTCGATCTTCAAGCCGATGCCACCGAACTCGCCCAGCACCGCGGCGCGCGTGGCCGAGGGCGTGGGCGAAGCCGGGCCCACGTAGACGTGCCAGTCCGCCAGGTCTCCGTTGCCGCCATCCTGCGAGCCGCAGCAGTTGATGCCGCTCATGTTGTCCACCAGGCGGTGGGGATCCCACCCCTTCACCAGCGTGGCCAGCCGGGCCGGCTCGTATTGCCCCCAGCCCTCGTTCTGGATGACCCACGCGATGACGGAGGGAGAGCCGCGGTGCTCGTCGATCATCTCGCGCATCTCCAGCTCGAACTGGGTGCGCGCGGCGGTGGGCGGCGTCGCCAGCCGCATGGAGGGCATGTCTTGCCACACGAGGATGCCGAGCTTGTCGGCCCAGTAGTACCAGCGTTGGGGTTCGACCTTGATGTGCTTGCGGATGAGGTTGAAGCCCAGCTCCTTGTGCTTCTCGATGTCGAACTTGAGCGCCGCGTCCGTGGGCGCGGTGTAGACGCCATCCGGCCAGTAGCCCTGATCCAACGTGCCCACCTGGAAGACGAACTGGCCGTTGAGCACCGGGCGCAACCCGCCGCCCACGAGCTTGAGGCCCACCGAGCGCATGCCGAAGTAGCTCGTCACCTGATCCACGACGGTGGCGCCGCTCTTGAGCGACACGCGCAGGTCATAGAGGAAGGGGCTCTCCGGAGACCACAGCTTGGGGCTGGGCACGGGGATGCGCAGCTCCGAGCCCACCGCGCCCGTGACGCTGCCCACCTGGGTGGGGCCATTGAAGGCCACGGCCTCGACGGTCTGGCCGGCGATCCCGGCACCCTGCACCGTGATGCGCAGGGCCGAGCCGGGCACGTCCGGGGTCATGTCCAGCCGGGTGATGCGCGCCGAGGGCGTGGGCTCCAGCCACACCGTCTGCCAGATGCCCGAGCAGGGCGTGTACATGATCTCCCCCTGCTGGATGCGCTGCTTGCCAATGGGCTGGGTGCCATTGTCGGTGGGGTCATAGACGCCGACGATGAGCTCGTTGGAGCCGCCCGTGAGGTAGGGCGTGATGTCGAAGCTGAAGGCGTCGAAGCCGCCCTGGTGCTTCCCCACCTGCTGGCCGTTGACGTAGACGGTGGCCTCCCAGTCCACGGCGCCGAAGTGGAGCTGGACGCGGCGGCCGCTCCAGGCGGCGGGCACGGTGAAGGTACGGCGGTACCACATGCGCTCCTGCTGCCGCTTGATGCCGGAGAGCGCGGACTCGATGGGGAACGGGACGAGGATGCTCTCGGCGAGGTTCTGCCCGAAGGGCGGCGTCTGGCCAGCGGAGGCATTGCCGAACTGCCACTCGCCATTGAGGTTGAGCCAGTCCGAGCGGACCATCTGCGGCCGGGGGTACTCCGGCAGGGCATTGGTGGTGGACACCTGGGAGGTCCACTGGGTGTTCAAGGGGGACGGCTTGGGCGCCCAGGCGGCCTGAGCGCCTTGGAGCGAGAGCAAGCCACAGAGCAGGGGCAAGAGCCGCGAGGCGAAGCCCCCAGCGCGTGTGAGACCAGGAGGTCGGTTCATGGGTTTCTCCACGACGCCGACACAAGGGTCGGCAGGGTCCGGGGAAAAACCTGCTTACACGATTCTCCAGGAAATAGCAGGAAAATCCTGATTTACAATGAACCAGGAAATCGTCATCGCCAGAGGAGACGAGTGCATCCCCGCTCGCCTTGTCTCCGACCGGGCGGCCTCCCTTCCCGCGTCGCTCCAAGGGCCCTGCGGCGAGCACCCACCGAGCCCTACCTTGAGGGACAACCCAGGAACGGGAGGTCATCCATGAAGGGCATCAAGGCGATGGTGCTGGGGGCGTCGGCGGCGGCCCTGATTTTCAGCGTCGGGTGTCAGTCGGATCAGCCGCGAGACACCCAGCGGCAGGAAGAACTCGAGAGTCCCCAGGACACCCAGGGCACGGGTGGATCGGGCATGGGCCTGGATGACTCCTCGGTCCCCAGCGAGGACACCCTCCGCGGCATTCCGGGACAGGACTCCGACGTGCACTCCCCGACGCCCGGCTCCGCCCAGATGGGAAGCGGCGCCACGGAAGAGCTGGTCCCCCTCCAGCAGCGCGACCTGAACACGGGAAGCACGGCGGAGCCCGGCATCGGCGGAGCGGGCGGCACGGAGCCCCAGACCCAGGACACGGACACCCGCCAGATGAAGAAGGGCCCCAATGCCAATGGCGTGCGGGCGCTCGGCAATGAGACGGGCTCGCGCACCAACGCGACGGGCTCGAACATCAGCACGGACACCAATCCCACCGAGCCGCGCCAGAACGCGAAGAGCCAGGTTCCCGGGCCCCGGGACAATCCGAACCGCTAATCCGGCAGGCGTCAGGCCAGCGGCAACATCAGGACGAAGCGGGCGCCGCCCTCGGCGCGGTTCTCCGCGTGGAGTGAGCCTCCCGCGCGCGCGACATACTCCCGGCACAGGGCGAGCCCCAACCCGGTGCCCTTGCCGGGAGGCTTGGTGGTGAAGAAGGGCTCGAAGAGCCGGGGCAGCACGTCTGGAGGAATGCCCGGCCCGTTGTCATCCACCTGGACGCACACCCCGCGCTCCTCCCGCCGCGCCCTCACCGTGATGTGAGCGCAACGCTCGGGCCGCGCCTGCTCCACCGCATCCACCGCGTTGAGCAGCAGGTTCACCATCACCTGCACGATGTGCCGCTGTCCCAACCGCACCGCGGGCAGCTCCGGCGTGAGCTCCAGCGACACGTCGCATCCCGCGCCCATGCGGACCGAGGCCAGACGTCCCGCCTCGCGCAGGGCCTCCCCCAATTCCCCTCGCTCCTCCTCGCCCATGTGACCGGCGCGCGAGAAGTCCTTCAGGTCCATGACGATCTGCTGGATGCGCAGCACGCCCTGTTGGGTCTCCTGGAGCAGGCTCTTGAGTTCCGCCCGGTCCAACGGCCGCGCCTCGTCATCCGCCTCGTGCTCCAGGAAGTTCAGGTTGGCCTTCACGAAGGCCAGGGGGTTGTTCACCTCGTGCGCGACCCCCGCGGCCAGCTGTCCCACCAGCACGAGTCGTTCCACCTCGGCGCGTTCGCGCTCGGCGCGCCCCCGTAGACGCTCGCTCTCCGCGAGCTGCTCCAAGGCCTGGAGCCGCGCCTGGTGGGCCTCTCGATGTGCGTCGAGCGCGCGCCGGTACACGCGCGTGCCGAAGAGCGCCAGCGACAGGAGCACGACGCTGCTGAAGGACTGGAGCGCCAGCATGCGGGGCGGCATACCGGCCATGACGCTCACGACCAGCACCGCGACGAGCGACGCCCCGCCGCTCACGAGCGTGGGCACGCCGCTGTCGGGCGAGAACAGGGCCAGCATGAACGGCAGGGCCCCGAAGAAATGGATGTAGGGGCTGAACGGCCCTCCGCTCCAGTGCACGAACGACGTGGCGGACATCAGCCCCAGGAGGCCGCCGATCACCCCCGCGCGAGTCGGCGAGAGCCACCCCTCGCCCACGCGTAAGCCCATCCCGAGGAAGATCCCCACGAGCAGCAGTTGGGAGACCACGAACGGAACGATCAGCGTGCCCGACACCAGGCAGTGGAACAGCAATCCGCAGAAGAGGCAGATCGCGCCGTTGAAATAGCTTTTCTTCTGGACGTCCAGAAGGGCCTTCGCGTCGGAGGGATCGATCGCCATCGCGAGGGCGATGCTACACCCCGGCGTCGCACCTCAATGCAGCAGCAAGGACGGTGCCAGCTCAGGGGCACTTCTTGAGCTTCGTGCCCGCTTGGGCGATGCGCGCGCACGCGGAGGCCACGGTGCCCTCTTCCTTGAGTTCGCGGGCGAGCGTCGCGGTGCGCAACTGCAACTCCACGTCCTTGGCGTGGTCCGGCTCGGCGCTGAGGCTCGCGAGGATGCGCAGGGCGTCCGCCTTGCGTCCGAGCGTGACGAGCAGTCCGGCCAGCTCCGTCATCTCCCGCACGTCGGAGCCGGAGACGGTCTCGAGCGCCTTGGCCAGCTCCTGCTCGGCGGCTTCGCGCTCGCCGCGGCCCAGGTGCAGGCGGGCGATGGCCACGTGGATGATGGCGCGATCCTTCACGCGCAGTGACTCGCGGTAGGCGGCGAGTGCATCCCCTGGCTTGTCCAGCTTCATGGAGATCTCACCGACGAGCTCCCACAGCGTGGGATCCCGGGGGGACTGGCTCGCGGCCTCTCGGTAGGCGGTGGCGGCGGCGGGCAACTGTCCGGCGCGCACCAGCTCGTCCCCGAGCGCCGACATCAGCAGCGGATCCTTGAGGCCCTTGGACGTCGCCTCGGTCAACAGCCGCAGCGCATCGGGGTGGCGTCCATCCTTGGTGAGGATGTCGACGGCGCGCATGACGAGCGGGGCCTTGAGGGAATCGGGGCTGGCCTCGGCGGCGAGCAGCAGGTGCTGGACGGCGGGATCCTTCTCACCTTGCTTGAGGTGCAGCTCCGCCAGTTGCTCGAGGGCGTTGTAGTCCCGGGGATAGAGGGCCAGGGCCTTGCGCAGGGCGCTCTGGGCTTCCTCCACGTGACCGAGCTGGGCGTGGATGAGGCCCAACCGGCTCCAGTTGGTGGAGCGCTTGGGATCGCGCTGGAGGGCGGTCTCGAACTGGGTGAGGGCGTCGTTGAGGCGGCCCATGGACAGGTACACCTCGCCGAGGGCCGCGGGCAGGCGCGGATCCTCCGGGGACAGCGACTTCATGGTGTCGAAGGACGCCAGGGCCGCCTCGAAGTTGCCCTGGAGGTATTCGGCGTTGCCCTTGATGTAGTAGCCCTCGGCCTGCTCCTTGGGACCGGGCATCTTGGGGCCGTCGTCGCAGGCCGAGCACAGGAGGAAGACGAGGGGCAGGACACGCCAGCGCGAATGCATGGGACGGAGCTCCAGGCTCTAGAAGTGCCAGGCGATGCCGGCGTTGAGGTCGAGGTTGAGGCCACTGCCCAGTCCTCCATCCGCGAGGCCGAGCGTGGCCTGGGCGAGGTTGGTGGAGGCCTCGAGCTGCACGCCGAGGTGGCCGAAGAAGAGGTATTCGAGGCCGACGAAGCCGATGACGGTGGGCAGCGCGCCCGTCTGGCGGAAGATGCCGAACTCGCCGAAGGACAGCTGCACGCCCAGGCCCAGACCCCAGTAGGGGCGCAGGGGCCGATCGATGTTGTGGTAGTGGCGCAGTCCGAGCACGCCCGGCAGCAGGTTGAGGCCGCCCTTGGTGTTCTCCTGCGACGAGGAGACGTAGGTGATGCCCACCTGGGCGAACACGGCCCACTCGGGGTGGAACTGGTAGCCCAGCTCCACGTCGCCGCCCGGGTTGAACGAGGACAGGTTGGAGATGAGGCTGTTGTTGACCCGGAGGCCGGTGAGGAACGAGCCCGCGCCCGGGGCGTTCTTCGGGCCGGAATCCTCCTGCGGGGGCGGACGGCCATCGGCCTGGGGCACGAGCGTGGCGAGGAGTTGATCCGCGAGCGTCACGGCGGCGCGAGGCAGGGCCTCCCGGGAAGCCACCTCGATGCGGGGCCGGCTCAAGGCGTGTCCGCGCTCGGCGTCCACGAGCGTGAGGGTGAGCAGGTAGCGCGAGCCGAAGGAATCCACGCGGCCGGTGACGACGTAGCGGGCACGGCTGGCGCGGGACGCCTCGTCCTCGCACGAGCCATCCACGCAGGCGCCGGCTTCGCGCACCGCCTCCACATCCGCCTCGGTGGACACCGCGAGGCGCGGGGACTCGGCGAGCCGGCTCACGAGGAGCGCGGTGAGGCCGGGGGCCTCGTCCTTCGTGCCCGCCTCCGCCTCCAGGGGCAGCAACACGAGGCGCAGGGGCGCGGCGCCCCCGGCGGAGGAAGACGCGGGAGTGGCGTCAGCGGACCATGCCTGGGTGGCCGCGAGGAGCAACAGGGCGAGGAGCAACGGCGGAAGACGGCTCACGGGGCGCACACTCTAGTACCAGATGGCGTCGTGTGCTCACGACGCGGGCAGGGGGCCCAGGTAGTCGAGCGGATCCACCGGCTTGCCATCGACGCGCACCTCGAAGTGCAACTGGGGACCGCTCGTCTTTCCCGAGTCGCCCACGGTGGCGATGACCTGGGCGCGCCGCACCTTCTGGCCCGTGCGCACGCGCAGGTCGCGATTGTGCGCGTAGAGGGTGATGAGGTGCTCGGAGTGCCGCACGATGACGATGAGGCCGTAGCCCCGCTGTTCACCCGCGTACAACACCTCGCCCTCCTGGGCCGTCTTGACGGGCGTGCCCGTGGGCACCGCGAGATCGATTCCATCATGGGGCTCGCGCCCCTTCTTGCCGAAGCGGGCGTACAACACCCCGCGCAGGGGCCAGTCCAGCGTCCCCTTCGTTTCCGGCACGGGCCGGGCGGGAGCGGGCTTGGACGCGGTGGGCCGCGAGGAGGGACGGGAGGGCGAGGAGGCCACGGGGCGCGCCGCGGGGGCGGGCTTGGGCGCGGCGCGGGCGGGCGAGGACTCCGTGGCCACGGGCACCGGCCGGAGCTCGGCGTCCGGGATGATCAACTCCTGCCCCACGGACAGGGAGCGCGGATCATCGATGCCATTGGCCGAGGACAGGGCCTGCACGCTGACACCATGGTTGAGGGCGATGCGGTAGAGCGTCTCGCCCGGGGCCACCGTGTGCCGGAGGGCGACGAGTTCCGGCTCGGCATGGGGCTCGCGCAGCTCGCCGAGCACCAGGGGAGGACCGTCCGAGGGAAGCGCGGAGGAGCTGCCCAGCGCGGGGGACGTCAGTGCACAGCCGGCGGTGGAGGCGAGCAGCGCGATCAGCACGAGCCACGAGGGCCGCGCCTGACTGGCCGCCGCCCTCCGCAACCTCAATCCCCTCCCCTGCCCGAGCCCGGGTAGCCCTCGAGCGTCCACCCCTCCAAGGCCTGGAGGGCCTGGAGATCGGTGAGCTCGAAGTTGAGCGGGGTCACGGAGATGCGGCGATCGAAATGGACGGCATTGCAGTCACTGCCGGGCAAGTCCTCGTGCTGATAGGAGCTGCCGCCGATCCAGTAGTACTTGCGGCCGCGCGGATCTTCCTTCTCCACCACGTCATAGCCGTAGGAGTGACGGCCCAGGCGGGTGATGGCGTAGCCGGTGGGCTCGCCCTTGGGGATGTTGACGCTCAGGAGCATCCGCGGGGGCAGCTGGGGCTGGGCGAGCGCCGCGGCCACCAGCGAGCGGGCGAAGCGCGCCGCGTGCTGGAAGTCGAAGGGAGCGCGCGACACGAGGCTGAACGCGATGCTGGGGATGCCCAGCAGCGCCGCCTCGCGGGCGGCCGCCACCGTCCCCGAGTAGTTGACGTCATCGGCCAGATTGGCCCCGTGATTGATGCCGGACACCATGATTCGGGGCCGATCATCCTTCAGGAGGTGGTGGACCGCCAGATATGAGCAGTCCGCCGGGGTGCCATCCACGGCGAACCAGCGCTCGCGCACCGGGGTGATGCGCAGGGGGCGCCAGAGGGAGATGGCGTGGGAGGCCGCGCTCTGCTCGCGATCGGGCGCCACCACCCACACCTCCCCCAGGGGACTGACCGCCTCCACGAGAGCGAGCAAACCATCCGAGAAGTAGCCGTCGTCGTTGGAAACCAGGATTCGGGGTTTTTTGTCGGCCACGTCTCTCGCTCGCTCTCGTAGGGGGACTTACTTGGCCTGAAGGCCCTTGATCGACCGCATGCCCGCGTACCGGGCACCGGCGCCCAGCTCCTGCTCGATGCGCAGCAGCTGGTTGTACTTGGCCACGCGGTCCGAGCGCGAGGCCGAGCCCGTCTTGATCTGGCCACAGTCGAGCGCCACGGCCAGGTCGGCGATGGTGGTGTCCTCGGTCTCACCGGAGCGGTGGCTCATCACCGAGGTGTAGCCGGCCTTATGGGCCATGCGCACCGCGTCGAAGGTCTCCGTGAGGCTGCCGATCTGGTTGACCTTCACCAGGATGGAGTTGGCCACGCCGGCCTGGATGCCGCGGCCCAGACGCTCCACGTTGGTGACGAAGAGGTCATCGCCCACGAGCTGCAGCTTGTGGCCCAGCGCGTCGGTGATCTTCTTCCAGCCGTCCCAGTCGTCCTCGGCCATGCCGTCCTCGATGGAGACGATGGGGTAGCGCGAGGCGAGCTGCTGGTAGTA from Melittangium boletus DSM 14713 includes the following:
- a CDS encoding tetratricopeptide repeat protein — encoded protein: MHSRWRVLPLVFLLCSACDDGPKMPGPKEQAEGYYIKGNAEYLQGNFEAALASFDTMKSLSPEDPRLPAALGEVYLSMGRLNDALTQFETALQRDPKRSTNWSRLGLIHAQLGHVEEAQSALRKALALYPRDYNALEQLAELHLKQGEKDPAVQHLLLAAEASPDSLKAPLVMRAVDILTKDGRHPDALRLLTEATSKGLKDPLLMSALGDELVRAGQLPAAATAYREAASQSPRDPTLWELVGEISMKLDKPGDALAAYRESLRVKDRAIIHVAIARLHLGRGEREAAEQELAKALETVSGSDVREMTELAGLLVTLGRKADALRILASLSAEPDHAKDVELQLRTATLARELKEEGTVASACARIAQAGTKLKKCP
- a CDS encoding AbfB domain-containing protein, which gives rise to MNRPPGLTRAGGFASRLLPLLCGLLSLQGAQAAWAPKPSPLNTQWTSQVSTTNALPEYPRPQMVRSDWLNLNGEWQFGNASAGQTPPFGQNLAESILVPFPIESALSGIKRQQERMWYRRTFTVPAAWSGRRVQLHFGAVDWEATVYVNGQQVGKHQGGFDAFSFDITPYLTGGSNELIVGVYDPTDNGTQPIGKQRIQQGEIMYTPCSGIWQTVWLEPTPSARITRLDMTPDVPGSALRITVQGAGIAGQTVEAVAFNGPTQVGSVTGAVGSELRIPVPSPKLWSPESPFLYDLRVSLKSGATVVDQVTSYFGMRSVGLKLVGGGLRPVLNGQFVFQVGTLDQGYWPDGVYTAPTDAALKFDIEKHKELGFNLIRKHIKVEPQRWYYWADKLGILVWQDMPSMRLATPPTAARTQFELEMREMIDEHRGSPSVIAWVIQNEGWGQYEPARLATLVKGWDPHRLVDNMSGINCCGSQDGGNGDLADWHVYVGPASPTPSATRAAVLGEFGGIGLKIDGHWWSPIGRTKDYELVTSGAALTSRYVGLVQGLQNLMAKPGLSASVYTEITDVEGEINGFFTYDRAILKVDLNQVRTAHLNLIAASRLINNQGPLPVGQYRALQVTSPGYTHRSVRHFENLAGTEVVTSGSPGTLKQDATFKIVAGLADAACYSFESRNFPGHYLRHSASRIRKDARDGSALFDQDATFCARAALDGSPNLSLESKNKPGFYVRHRSSELWVDALENTPGFRQDATWAFTDPWWKSGANVPSSYQSFQVTTPGHTHRYLRHFESLGFTEVVDGSSTATLKQDATFRLVTGLAESSCYSFESRNFPGQYLRHADSRLRKDARNGTALFDQDATFCAQPGLSGTGVSFESFNYPGRYLRHFNSEVWTAAGFGSEWDSAGNFTVDSSWNVAPPWAP
- a CDS encoding sensor histidine kinase; this encodes MAIDPSDAKALLDVQKKSYFNGAICLFCGLLFHCLVSGTLIVPFVVSQLLLVGIFLGMGLRVGEGWLSPTRAGVIGGLLGLMSATSFVHWSGGPFSPYIHFFGALPFMLALFSPDSGVPTLVSGGASLVAVLVVSVMAGMPPRMLALQSFSSVVLLSLALFGTRVYRRALDAHREAHQARLQALEQLAESERLRGRAERERAEVERLVLVGQLAAGVAHEVNNPLAFVKANLNFLEHEADDEARPLDRAELKSLLQETQQGVLRIQQIVMDLKDFSRAGHMGEEERGELGEALREAGRLASVRMGAGCDVSLELTPELPAVRLGQRHIVQVMVNLLLNAVDAVEQARPERCAHITVRARREERGVCVQVDDNGPGIPPDVLPRLFEPFFTTKPPGKGTGLGLALCREYVARAGGSLHAENRAEGGARFVLMLPLA
- a CDS encoding serine/threonine protein kinase, whose product is MDEQDSPDLPPGTDVGGVVIEERVKAGGYGTVFRARDPVTGKLLALKLISLRRAEAWAHRESLITLSLHHDNLVRQVGCGYWPPDAPRFMWLKMLFVEGPELDVWARIHNPDARGVVGKMLGVTRGLTVAHAQHVVHRDIKEANILVGEHGAGEPVLVDFGAARREGQGTITQGLFPPGTPRYRSPEAWRFSLEHGHEPLARYRPGPADDLYALGVVLYGLLTDRPPFDVEPDEPASMLAVIHLAPVPPHIVNPRVPEALSRVCMRLLEKTPEARYPSAMALYEVLEGLLAGADASWRVPLRPGPRRGGRRGLPRGKELAPVLGVSAPFPGAIWPLRAVALLAMRHTMVGMGVVLGLVLVGGWLSSHLSGRSLLTTSSSSVPTHEPRFGQEVAPSRPRPDSARAATPPWAEASPAAAASPATHPQDDAMTPPPTPRPSGKKKKPSRSPVPGWCVGAAAAAQAACSGPQVRAESTAKPVFLPCPPGAAESHARLQLLSRWVNAASHISINDDPRWVTVPEGATSVWTLRPWGTLPPNSRLYGVISIGPDRVYGRFTEVRTPKGESFPVCLDIWREQSLGSVVRPGEGSEPTQVFSLFDVRMVETIP
- a CDS encoding M23 family metallopeptidase, which produces MRRAAASQARPSWLVLIALLASTAGCALTSPALGSSSALPSDGPPLVLGELREPHAEPELVALRHTVAPGETLYRIALNHGVSVQALSSANGIDDPRSLSVGQELIIPDAELRPVPVATESSPARAAPKPAPAARPVASSPSRPSSRPTASKPAPARPVPETKGTLDWPLRGVLYARFGKKGREPHDGIDLAVPTGTPVKTAQEGEVLYAGEQRGYGLIVIVRHSEHLITLYAHNRDLRVRTGQKVRRAQVIATVGDSGKTSGPQLHFEVRVDGKPVDPLDYLGPLPAS
- the surE gene encoding 5'/3'-nucleotidase SurE; its protein translation is MADKKPRILVSNDDGYFSDGLLALVEAVSPLGEVWVVAPDREQSAASHAISLWRPLRITPVRERWFAVDGTPADCSYLAVHHLLKDDRPRIMVSGINHGANLADDVNYSGTVAAAREAALLGIPSIAFSLVSRAPFDFQHAARFARSLVAAALAQPQLPPRMLLSVNIPKGEPTGYAITRLGRHSYGYDVVEKEDPRGRKYYWIGGSSYQHEDLPGSDCNAVHFDRRISVTPLNFELTDLQALQALEGWTLEGYPGSGRGGD